A single region of the Salvia miltiorrhiza cultivar Shanhuang (shh) chromosome 8, IMPLAD_Smil_shh, whole genome shotgun sequence genome encodes:
- the LOC130996916 gene encoding DNA polymerase zeta catalytic subunit isoform X3, translating into MMKLKGNTGSKRQHVHGCNLVRARKFYGYHSSEELFMKIYFYHPQDVSRAANLLLVGAVLDKNLQPYESHIPFLLQFLIDYNLYGMGHLHVSKMKFRHPVPDVYSHQKVKYNGKLRTSGDDSTCMAFQADLGGDFSLATPIWISSTIPDGWIWQFSNQPSSSAGEDNPLFRRQSTSELEADAVAHDIVNQQFISYVSMSQTPSNTKMVQSLIPIWEEEHEANGVTEVMLLDPEKPLPQDVLRDLLGGAEFEKFMEVFDDSDNWSLLTPESVESSAVCGDFLDPAAANLEESSYLPSNYSKAIEKVGPLISLKSPLQEFIAAETNETDAAYQLQLSANAEPSTAKDEDALRLLKWLASSQAAEDINSDDELAHETILSPLLPSKNIDKVLERANVDYESESQKECQDILDSVDMLNNEDRDGKPFQLAEYNDPNKLLMSRVIPQVDGSSDDLPSTPCSGEAPKTEYSEAKSNLEAQSWSRIASKLSNKHLNKRPQWGSLPVCCQKVSDFSPPKAKEDLGTSWTRNESDKLPLVKINKKKDVCHTGQASVIAECSTRDLMRRKRSSRVELSDYRRDAEYCSDSEYGSRDVILGSRLWSCDENKKDLTSLTNSHERKINSIVEACDEAFYIKPSCSPVSGDLHRSTREDGIDAENMPKNGNTECVDHNYSCSGEYLHSTVDCNVNVAVSSCKSEHTHVSTPETFGEVLGHTMLQTGIVESCAVPSNSAVGDPASNTACTSERSPTSVSMHKLHDVPADDLKGMGRETTHTQFENSPYCGRDPGMYEAYDSSKDVDKEAETVKLIAMTIPKKPPTIDWKQEGKTEAPLFLRNGVSSIAMSLQGRSANNLLPFFERNCLEEEQFPCVSPRKCGPVDNHEAVMGVPVLYQNDGSYLYMLTPVMSPPSRQSVDRWLSPDCSDIFRHKIDSPSRFLPISDGLSGDIVDSQDSQADDSNSILPESAYMPKRNQPPEHNQETKRKLESSCSLDTSQISGPDKKMRLTPLSQIGFRDPASAGQGQQLTLLSVEVQADSRGDLRPDPRFDAINVIVLVLQEDDESMFDTYVLLRWDSANVEKDLDAVSESKKFVFPEELQLFNHFTKLIHAFDPDVLMGWDVQSGSLGFLAERAAHLGIGLLNNISRTPSRINISSTDSRASEKEKDSKSVTAEIPYLENSIIEDEWGRTHASGVHVGGRIVLNIWRLMRNEVKLNMYTVEAVAETVLRRKIPYIPWKVLTRWFASGPGRARYRSIDYTSERAKLNLQILNQLDMINRTSELARVFGIDFFSVLSRGSQYRVESMFLRLAHTQNYLAISPGTQQVASQPAMECIPLVMEPESRFYADPVVVLDFQSLYPSMVIGYNLCFCTCLGKITPPKTHGLGVSSYSPDLKTLRNLKHELLVAPNGVAYVPSKVRRGILPRLLEEILSTRIMVKQAMKKLDPSQLVRHRILNARQLALKLIANVTYGYTAAGFSGRMPCAELADSIVQCGRRTLETAISFVNSNDKWKAKVIYGDTDSMFVLLKGRSVQEAFTIGREIASAITEMNPSPVTLKMEKVYHPCFLLTKKRYVGYSYESPDQSKPIFDAKGIETVRRDTCAAVSKTMEQSLRIYFESQDIDKVKTYVLRQWTKILSGRVSIQDFVFAKEVRLGTYAERAYSLPPAAIVATKSLRNDPRAEPRYAERIPYVVIHGEPGARLVDMVVDPFELLAISSPFRLNDIYYIRKQIIPALQRVFGLVGADLNQWFLDTPRPVREAAGKRQSLAQNPQRMRIDYYYSSKHCTLCGELVQGSAHLCGDCSKNETTVAIALAGRTSKLEKNIQHLAAICRDCGGGDWVVESGVKCTSLACSVFYERIKVQKEMQSLSEVATATGFYPKCMVEWF; encoded by the exons ATGATGAAG CTTAAAGGGAATACTGGCTCAAAACGTCAACATGTGCATGGTTGCAATCTCGTTCGTGCGAGGAAGTTTTACGGTTATCATTCTTCAGAGGAGCTATTTATGAAGATATATTT CTACCATCCACAGGATGTTTCTCGTGCTGCAAATCTTCTTCTG GTAGGTGCTGTACTGGATAAGAATTTGCAGCCATATGAATCACATATACCTTTTCTCCTGCAGTTCTTG ATTGACTACAATTTGTATGGAATGGGACATTTACATGTTTCTAAGATGAAGTTTCGCCATCCTGTTCCAGATGTTTATTCTCACCAGAAAGTCAAGTACAATGGTAAACTGAGAACATCAGGAGATGACTCCACTTGCATGGCTTTTCAG GCAGATTTAGGTGGTGATTTTTCTTTGGCTACTCCGATATGGATATCTTCTACGATTCCTGATGGATGGATATGgcaattttcaaatcaaccCAGTTCTTCAGCAGGTGAAGATAATCCACTATTCAGGCGCCAGAGTACCTCTGAACTGGAAGCGGATGCTGTAGCACATG ATATTGTAAATCAGCAGTTTATATCATATGTCTCTATGTCTCAAACCCCTTCCAACACAAAAATGGTTCAGTCGCTAATACCAATATGGGAG GAAGAACATGAGGCGAATGGGGTAACTGAAGTAATGCTTCTTGATCCAGAGAAACCACTACCACAAGATGTTTTAAGGGATCTGTTAGGTGGGGCTGAGTTTGAAAAATTTATGGAAGTGTTTGATGATTCAGATAACTGGTCACTTTTGACTCCTGAGTCAGTTGAGTCTTCAGCGGTTTGTGGAGATTTTCTCGACCCTGCGGCTGCTAACCTTGAAGAAAGCAGTTATTTGCCTTCCAATTATTCAAAGGCAATCGAAAAAGTTGGACCTTTAATATCATTAAAGTCACCACTTCAGGAATTTATTGCAGCAGAAACTAATGAGACTGATGCAGCTTATCAACTGCAACTATCTGCCAATGCGGAACCGTCAACTGCAAAG GATGAAGATGCCTTAAGGCTTTTAAAGTGGCTTGCATCTTCTCAAGCTGCAGAAGATATCAACTCTGATGATGAGCTCGCTCATGAGACAATTTTGAGTCCCTTACTTCCTTCAAAAAACATTGACAAAGTGTTAGAGAGAGCCAATGTGGATTATGAAAGTGAATCTCAGAAAGAGTGTCAAGATATTCTTGATTCTGTTGATATGCTTAATAATGAAGACCGCGACGGCAAACCCTTCCAGCTTGCTGAGTACAATGATCCTAACAAACTTTTGATGAGTAGGGTTATTCCGCAAGTGGATGGATCCAGTGATGATCTACCATCAACTCCCTGCTCAGGCGAGGCACCCAAAACAGAATATAGTGAAGCAAAGTCAAATTTGGAAGCACAATCATGGTCTAGAATAGCCTCAAAGTTGAGCAATAAGCATCTAAATAAAAGACCTCAATGGGGTTCTTTACCTGTTTGCTGTCAGAAAGTGAGTGACTTTTCACCTCCCAAGGCAAAAGAAGATTTGGGGACTTCTTGGACTAGAAATGAATCAGATAAACTTCCACttgtaaaaattaataagaaGAAAGATGTGTGTCACACAGGGCAAGCTAGTGTAATAGCTGAATGCTCTACACGGGATTTGATGAGGAGAAAACGGTCTTCTCGAGTTGAACTCTCTGATTATAGGAGGGATGCAGAATATTGCTCTGATTCTGAGTATGGAAGCAGAGACGTAATCCTTGGCTCAAGGCTGTGGAGTTGTGATGAAAACAAAAAGGACCTTACTTCACTGACAAACTCACATGAGAGGAAAATAAATTCCATTGTTGAGGCCTGCGATGAGGCTTTTTATATAAAACCATCTTGTTCCCCTGTTTCAGGGGATTTGCATCGATCAACTCGTGAGGATGGCATAGATGCAGAAAATATGCCAAAAAATGGAAATACAGAGTGTGTTGATCATAATTATAGCTGTTCTGGTGAATATTTGCACAGCACTGTTGATTGTAATGTGAATGTCGCTGTCAGCTCATGCAAGTCTGAACACACTCATGTTTCAACCCCGGAGACTTTTGGTGAAGTTTTAGGCCACACTATGCTGCAAACAGGTATTGTGGAATCATGTGCCGTCCCTTCAAACTCAGCTGTAGGTGACCCTGCATCCAACACTGCCTGCACAAGTGAAAGGTCTCCAACCTCAGTCTCTATGCACAAGTTGCACGATGTTCCAGCCGATGATTTGAAGGGCATGGGAAGGGAAACAACTCACACACAGTTTGAAAATTCACCATATTGTGGAAGAGATCCTGGCATGTATGAAGCTTATGACTCATCAAAAGATGTAGACAAGGAAGCTGAAACTGTAAAACTTATCGCCATGACCATTCCCAAGAAACCTCCAACAATAGATTGGAAACAGGAGGGCAAGACTGAAGCTCCTTTGTTTCTTAGAAATGGGGTTAGTAGCATAGCAATGTCTCTTCAGGGAAGATCGGCAAACAATTTGCTGCCTTTCTTCGAGAGGAATTGCCTGGAAGAAGAACAATTTCCATGTGTTAGCCCTAGAAAATGTGGGCCTGTCGATAACCATGAAGCAGTAATGGGTGTTCCTGTTCTTTACCAGAATGATGGGTCATATTTATACATGCTGACTCCTGTAATGTCGCCTCCATCAAGGCAATCTGTTGATAGATGGCTGTCTCCTGATTGCTCCGACATTTTCAGGCACAAGATAGACTCACCATCGCGATTTCTTCCAATATCTGATGGATTATCTGGTGATATAGTGGACTCACAGGATTCTCAGGCTGATGACAGTAACTCCATCCTGCCCGAGTCTGCTTATATGCCAAAGCGAAATCAACCACCAGAGCATAATCAAGAGACTAAGAGGAAACTAGAAAGCAGCTGCTCACTAGATACCTCTCAGATATCTGGTCCTGATAAAAAGATGAGGCTAACTCCATTAAGTCAGATTGGTTTTCGAGATCCAGCAAGTGCGGGTCAAGGACAGCAGCTTACATTGCTTAGTGTGGAGGTACAGGCTGATTCTAGAGGGGATTTAAGACCGGACCCTCGATTTGATGCCATCAATGTTATCGTTCTTGTTCTTCAAGAGGATGATGAATCTATGTTTGATACTTATGTGCTTCTGCGGTGGGATTCTGCTAATGTAGAAAAGGACCTTGATGCAGTTTCAGAGTCCAAGAAATTTGTTTTCCCAGAAGAATTACAATTGTTTAATCATTTCACGAAGCTAATCCATGCTTTTGACCCTGACGTTCTTATGGGCTGGGATGTTCAAAGCGGTTCCCTTGGGTTTCTGGCTGAAAGGGCAGCACATCTTGGCATCGGTTTGCTGAATAATATATCGAGGACACCATCTCGAATCAATATCTCTTCTACAGATTCTAGGGCttctgaaaaagaaaaagattccAAATCGGTAACTGCTGAAATACCCTATCTCGAGAACTCAATAATTGAGGACGAGTGGGGCCGGACGCATGCCAGTGGTGTTCATGTTGGTGGCAGAATTGTGCTTAATATCTGGAGACTAATGCGTAATGAAGTTAAGCTTAACATGTACACAGTTGAAGCTGTTGCCGAGACAGTGCTGAGGCGAAAAATTCCGTACATCCCTTGGAAAGTGCTAACAAGATGGTTTGCAAGTGGCCCTGGACGAGCACGGTATAGATCTATTGACTATACAAGTGAGAGAGCAAAGTTGAATTTACAGATTCTGAATCAGCTGGATATGATCAACCGAACATCAGAACTAGCTCGAGTATTTGGTATTGACTTCTTTTCTGTACTATCTCGAGGTTCACAGTATCGTGTCGAATCAATGTTTTTGCGTTTAGCGCACACACAGAACTATCTTGCCATTTCCCCCGGAACCCAACAGGTTGCCAGTCAACCAGCAATGGAATGTATACCGCTTGTTATGGAGCCAGAATCAAGGTTTTATGCAGATCCTGTCGTCGTTCTGGATTTTCAGTCTCTTTATCCATCAATGGTAATTGGATATAACCTTTGCTTTTGTACATGCCTGGGAAAGATCACACCTCCAAAAACACACGGACTTGGCGTCAGTTCGTATTCACCAGATTTAAAAACATTGCGCAATTTGAAACACGAGTTGCTGGTAGCTCCAAATGGTGTCGCCTATGTTCCTTCAAAAGTCCGGAGAGGTATACTGCCTAGGCTGTTAGAAGAGATATTGTCAACCAGAATCATGGTGAAACAAGCAATGAAAAAGCTGGATCCATCTCAGCTAGTTCGACACAGGATACTAAATGCTCGACAACTTGCTTTAAAGCTTATAGCAAATGTCACTTATGGCTATACAGCTGCTGGGTTTAGTGGACGCATGCCTTGTGCTGAACTTGCAGATAGTATCGTGCAGTGTGGCCGTAGAACTTTGGAAACTGCAATCTCGTTTGTAAACTCAAATGACAAGTGGAAAGCGAAAGTCATTTATGGTGATACAGATAG CATGTTCGTACTCCTTAAAGGGCGGTCTGTTCAAGAAGCATTCACGATTGGACGAGAAATTGCATCAGCAATAACTGAAATGAATCCGAGTCCCGTCACGTTGAAAATGGAAAAGGTTTACCACCCCTGCTTCCTCCTTACAAAGAAGCGATATGTGGGTTACAGCTACGAGAGTCCTGATCAGAGCAAGCCGATCTTTGATGCTAAGGGCATCGAGACAGTTCGAAGAGATACATGTGCTGCTGTATCTAAAACCATGGAGCAGTCATTAAGGATCTATTTTGAAAGCCAGGATATAGATAAG GTAAAAACTTACGTGCTGCGTCAGTGGACGAAAATATTATCCGGCAGGGTCTCCATTCAGGACTTTGTTTTTGCAAAGGAGGTTCGCCTAGGTACTTATGCTGAACGTGCTTATTCACTTCCACCAGCAGCAATTGTGGCCACTAAATCACTGCGCAACGACCCTCGGGCAGAACCTCGGTATGCTGAGCGGATACCTTATGTAGTGATCCACGGTGAGCCCGGTGCTCGTCTAGTAGACATGGTGGTCGATCCGTTTGAACTTCTAGCCATCAGTTCGCCTTTCAGATTAAATGATATCTATTACATCAGGAAACAAATCATCCCAGCTCTGCAGAGAGTGTTTGGACTGGTTGGAGCTGATCTGAACCAGTGGTTTCTGGACACGCCTCGCCCAGTGCGCGAAGCTGCTGGGAAACGCCAATCCCTCGCACAGAATCCACAGAGGATGAGAATCGATTACTACTACTCATCCAAGCACTGCACACTCTGTGGTGAGTTAGTTCAAGGATCAGCTCATCTTTGTGGTGACTGTTCCAAGAATGAAACAACTGTTGCTATAGCCTTGGCGGGAAGAACTTCGAAGCTCGAAAAGAATATCCAACACCTTGCTGCT ATATGTCGTGATTGTGGAGGAGGGGATTGGGTTGTTGAAAGTGGAGTGAAATGCACTTCATTGGCGTGCTCAGTTTTCTATGAGAGAATCAAAGTCCAGAAAGAAATGCAGTCGCTTTCTGAAGTAGCTACGGCAACTGGTTTCTATCCTAAATGCATGGTAGAATGGTTCTAA